The following are encoded in a window of Massilia sp. R2A-15 genomic DNA:
- the flgB gene encoding flagellar basal body rod protein FlgB translates to MIGKLDDYLRFNEAALSLRSQRQQLLASNIANADTPNFKARDIDFASALQASLARTAPPAGQLAATSPAHLAGVQNGDLLPDGTQVQYRNVAQGAVDGNTVDMDVERNQFADNAVRYEAGITMINHQIRSLMAAIQGGQ, encoded by the coding sequence ATGATTGGCAAACTCGACGATTACCTGCGCTTTAATGAAGCCGCGCTGAGCCTGCGCTCGCAGCGGCAGCAATTGCTCGCATCGAACATCGCCAACGCGGACACGCCCAACTTCAAGGCGCGCGACATCGATTTTGCCAGCGCCCTGCAGGCGAGCCTGGCGCGCACCGCGCCGCCCGCCGGCCAGCTGGCCGCCACCTCGCCGGCCCATTTGGCCGGCGTCCAGAACGGCGACCTGCTGCCGGACGGCACCCAGGTGCAGTACCGCAACGTGGCCCAGGGCGCGGTGGACGGCAATACGGTGGACATGGACGTCGAGCGCAACCAGTTTGCCGACAACGCCGTGCGCTACGAGGCCGGCATCACGATGATCAATCACCAGATCCGCAGCCTGATGGCGGCGATCCAGGGAGGACAATAA
- the flgG gene encoding flagellar basal-body rod protein FlgG, with the protein MIRSLFIAKTGLEAQQTNLDVITNNLANVSTNGFKRSRAVFEDLLYQNVRQPGAQSSQQTNLPSGLQIGTGVHAVATERIFTQGNPQSTGNSKDVMVNGSGFFSVLLPDGTAAYTRDGSFQSDANGQLVTASGFVVQPAITVPPNAQSLTVGRDGTVSVTVPGSNTPTQIGTLQLTTFVNPAGLESKGENLYVETGASGSPNTNTPGTNGAGVLMQGYVETSNVNIVEEMVNMIQTQRAYEINSKAITTSDQMLQKLSQL; encoded by the coding sequence ATGATTCGTTCCCTGTTCATCGCCAAGACCGGTCTGGAAGCGCAGCAGACCAACCTTGACGTCATCACCAATAACCTGGCCAACGTCAGCACCAACGGCTTCAAGCGTTCGCGCGCCGTGTTCGAGGACCTGCTGTACCAGAACGTGCGCCAGCCCGGCGCTCAGTCGTCGCAGCAGACCAACCTGCCGTCCGGCCTGCAGATCGGCACCGGCGTGCACGCGGTCGCCACCGAGCGCATCTTCACCCAGGGCAATCCCCAGTCCACCGGCAATTCGAAGGACGTGATGGTCAACGGCTCGGGCTTCTTTTCCGTGCTGCTGCCCGACGGCACCGCTGCCTACACCCGCGACGGCTCGTTCCAGAGCGACGCCAACGGCCAGCTGGTCACCGCCTCGGGCTTCGTCGTGCAGCCTGCCATTACCGTGCCGCCCAACGCGCAGTCGCTGACGGTCGGGCGCGACGGCACCGTGTCGGTGACCGTGCCCGGCTCCAACACGCCGACCCAGATCGGCACGCTGCAGCTGACCACCTTCGTCAACCCGGCCGGCCTGGAGTCGAAGGGCGAGAACCTGTACGTCGAGACGGGCGCCTCCGGCAGCCCGAATACCAACACCCCCGGCACCAACGGCGCCGGCGTGCTGATGCAAGGCTATGTCGAAACCTCGAACGTGAACATCGTCGAGGAAATGGTCAACATGATCCAGACCCAGCGCGCCTACGAGATCAACAGCAAGGCGATCACGACGTCCGACCAGATGCTGCAGAAACTGTCCCAATTATGA
- a CDS encoding flagella synthesis protein FlgN encodes MTSPATTLRDEQQLIASLIDTMQQEQAFLIRADSEGLSGLTPHKAELVQQMAALAARRHQALAAAGFPPSESGMESWLAAHGDDAARSARRELLARTTDAKELNRVNGMLINKQMNHTQTAINAMRTPAGAADSGVYGPSGQAAASGPSRRFVVG; translated from the coding sequence ATGACCAGCCCGGCCACGACCCTGCGCGACGAACAGCAACTGATCGCTTCCCTGATCGACACGATGCAACAGGAACAAGCTTTCCTGATTCGCGCAGACAGTGAGGGCTTGTCCGGCCTGACCCCGCACAAGGCCGAGCTGGTGCAGCAGATGGCTGCGCTGGCCGCGCGGCGCCACCAGGCGCTGGCCGCGGCGGGCTTTCCCCCCAGCGAAAGCGGCATGGAAAGCTGGCTCGCCGCCCACGGCGACGACGCCGCGCGCAGCGCCCGGCGCGAACTGCTGGCGCGCACCACCGACGCCAAGGAACTGAACCGCGTCAACGGCATGCTGATCAACAAGCAGATGAACCACACGCAAACGGCGATCAACGCCATGCGCACGCCGGCCGGCGCCGCCGACAGCGGCGTGTACGGCCCCAGCGGCCAGGCCGCCGCCTCCGGCCCGTCGCGCCGATTCGTGGTCGGCTGA
- a CDS encoding flagellar hook assembly protein FlgD, whose amino-acid sequence MALNPIPQTVSPDLLATVNPKKAAAADGSVEADTNKFMTLLVTQLKNQDPMNPLDNAQITSQLAQLSTVTGVNKLNTTLESLKSSYQSSEAMAATNMIGHGVLVEGDYVNLASGKGIMGVDLASAADSVKLIVTDPTTGKDVQTIDFGAHAAGTIPVAWDGVPDGATSPLKDGKYLIRVVATQGGAALKDAKALSFDSVASVTTSAANGVKLNLPTRGTVSMSDIKQIL is encoded by the coding sequence ATGGCACTGAACCCCATTCCCCAGACCGTTTCGCCCGACCTGCTGGCGACCGTCAATCCGAAGAAGGCCGCGGCCGCCGACGGCAGCGTCGAGGCCGACACCAACAAGTTCATGACCCTGCTGGTCACGCAGCTGAAGAACCAGGACCCGATGAACCCGCTCGACAATGCGCAGATCACCAGCCAGCTGGCGCAGCTGTCGACCGTCACCGGTGTCAACAAGCTCAACACTACGCTCGAGTCGCTCAAGTCGAGCTACCAGTCGTCCGAGGCGATGGCCGCCACCAACATGATCGGCCACGGCGTGCTGGTCGAAGGCGACTACGTCAACCTGGCGTCCGGCAAGGGCATCATGGGCGTGGACCTGGCCAGCGCGGCCGACAGCGTCAAGCTGATCGTCACCGATCCGACCACCGGCAAGGACGTGCAGACGATCGACTTCGGCGCGCACGCGGCCGGCACGATCCCGGTTGCCTGGGACGGCGTACCCGACGGCGCGACCTCGCCACTGAAGGACGGCAAATACCTGATCCGCGTCGTCGCCACCCAGGGCGGCGCAGCGCTCAAGGATGCCAAGGCCTTGTCGTTCGATAGCGTGGCCAGCGTGACCACCAGCGCCGCCAACGGCGTCAAACTCAATTTGCCCACCCGGGGCACGGTGTCGATGAGCGACATCAAGCAGATTCTGTAA
- a CDS encoding flagellar basal body L-ring protein FlgH → MKKLAFLGMLALAGCSTTPTSIVKGPTSTRPALADAVPPTDGAIFQASTYRPMFEDRRARHIGDILTIQITEKTAAVKAGASSGNKSGSVSFAAPGIAQGRLGATVAANGATKFADGDNQSASNTFSGTMGVTVTEVLANGNLIVAGEKQIAMNKGVEFIRFSGMINPDSIQSGNVVSSTQVADARVEYRTNSQIDRAEMTAMASRFFQSLLPF, encoded by the coding sequence ATGAAAAAGCTCGCTTTCCTCGGCATGCTGGCGCTGGCCGGCTGCTCGACCACCCCGACCTCGATCGTCAAGGGCCCGACCAGCACCCGCCCGGCGCTGGCCGACGCCGTGCCGCCCACCGACGGCGCGATCTTCCAGGCATCGACCTACCGTCCGATGTTCGAAGACCGCCGCGCGCGCCACATCGGCGACATCCTCACCATTCAGATCACCGAGAAGACCGCCGCCGTCAAGGCCGGCGCCAGCTCGGGCAACAAGAGCGGCTCGGTCAGCTTCGCCGCGCCCGGCATCGCCCAGGGCCGCCTCGGCGCCACCGTGGCCGCCAACGGCGCCACCAAGTTTGCCGACGGCGACAACCAGAGCGCCAGCAACACGTTCTCCGGCACGATGGGCGTGACCGTGACCGAAGTGCTGGCCAACGGCAACCTGATCGTCGCCGGCGAGAAGCAGATCGCGATGAACAAGGGCGTCGAGTTCATCCGCTTCTCCGGCATGATCAACCCGGATTCCATCCAGTCGGGCAACGTGGTGTCGTCCACCCAGGTGGCCGACGCGCGCGTCGAGTACCGCACCAACAGCCAGATCGACCGCGCCGAGATGACCGCGATGGCCTCGCGCTTCTTCCAGTCGCTGCTGCCATTCTGA
- a CDS encoding flagellar basal body P-ring protein FlgI has protein sequence MTMRFSTPLIALCAALLLAPAAQAERLKDLASIGGVRQNQLSGYGIVVGLDGTGDQTTQTPFTVQSIVAMLQQKGVNLPAGTSLQLKNVAAVMVTASLPAFAQPGQTIDITVSSIGNAKSLRGGTLVMTPLQGADNQVYAMAQGNVLVGGVGASAGGSQVQVNHLSVGKISGGATVERAVPNSLGAGNQIKLELNTTDFLTASRVVEAVNNHFGPGIATALDGRVIRVMTPSSSDQRVAFLGILEGLDVSPAVSAAKVIMNARTGSVVMNQAVTLEQCAISHGNLSVTISSEPQVSQPNALSKGKTVVSQSAQVEVKKDLGKVVLVKGGANLAEVVKAMNAIGASPQDLLAILQALKAAGSLHAELEII, from the coding sequence ATGACGATGCGCTTCTCCACACCACTCATCGCCCTGTGCGCGGCATTGCTGCTCGCGCCCGCGGCCCAGGCCGAGCGCCTGAAGGACCTCGCTTCCATCGGCGGCGTGCGCCAGAACCAGTTGTCCGGCTACGGCATCGTCGTCGGTCTCGACGGCACCGGCGACCAGACCACCCAGACCCCGTTCACCGTGCAGTCGATCGTCGCGATGCTGCAGCAGAAGGGCGTCAACCTGCCGGCCGGCACCAGCCTGCAACTGAAGAACGTCGCCGCGGTGATGGTCACGGCCTCGCTGCCGGCCTTCGCCCAGCCGGGGCAGACCATCGACATCACGGTGTCGTCGATCGGCAACGCCAAGAGCCTGCGCGGCGGCACGCTGGTGATGACGCCGCTGCAAGGCGCCGACAACCAAGTGTACGCAATGGCCCAGGGTAACGTGCTGGTGGGCGGCGTCGGCGCGTCGGCCGGCGGCTCGCAGGTGCAGGTCAACCATCTGTCGGTGGGCAAGATTTCCGGCGGCGCCACCGTGGAGCGCGCGGTGCCCAACAGCCTGGGCGCCGGCAACCAGATCAAGCTGGAACTGAACACCACCGACTTCCTTACCGCCAGCCGCGTGGTCGAGGCGGTCAACAACCACTTCGGCCCCGGCATCGCCACCGCGCTCGACGGCCGCGTGATCCGCGTGATGACGCCGTCGTCATCGGACCAGCGCGTCGCTTTCCTCGGCATCCTCGAAGGCCTCGACGTCTCGCCGGCCGTGTCCGCCGCGAAGGTGATCATGAACGCGCGCACCGGCTCGGTGGTGATGAACCAGGCCGTGACGCTGGAGCAGTGCGCCATCTCGCACGGCAACCTGTCGGTGACGATTTCGTCCGAGCCGCAGGTGAGCCAGCCGAACGCGCTGTCGAAGGGCAAGACCGTGGTGTCCCAGTCGGCCCAGGTCGAAGTGAAGAAGGATCTGGGCAAGGTGGTGCTGGTCAAGGGCGGCGCCAACCTGGCCGAAGTGGTCAAGGCGATGAACGCGATCGGCGCCTCGCCGCAAGACCTGCTGGCGATCCTGCAGGCGCTCAAGGCCGCCGGCTCGCTGCACGCCGAACTCGAGATCATCTGA
- the flgA gene encoding flagellar basal body P-ring formation chaperone FlgA: MKFTYLAALLLASPLAFAQQAAAPRQDLNALRSVVEEFLKVQGAGLPGTVGVEVRPLDARMSLAACPAPEAFLQPGARAWGNTTVGVRCAAPTAWKVYIQAKVSVQGEYVAAAVPLAQGQPIEQSQLVLVKGDLAALPNGVLTDMDQAIGRSSTVSLQAGAPLRLDGLKSRPVVQQGQAVRVVSTGAGFEVSAEGRAIGTASEGQVVQVRTPAGKIISGVAKAGGLVEVAI, from the coding sequence ATGAAATTCACTTATCTCGCCGCCCTCCTCCTCGCTTCGCCGCTGGCCTTTGCCCAGCAGGCCGCGGCCCCGCGCCAGGACCTGAACGCGCTGCGCAGCGTGGTCGAGGAGTTCCTGAAGGTTCAGGGCGCCGGCCTGCCCGGCACGGTCGGGGTCGAGGTGCGCCCGCTCGACGCGCGCATGAGCCTGGCGGCCTGCCCGGCGCCCGAAGCCTTCCTGCAGCCGGGCGCGCGCGCCTGGGGCAACACCACGGTGGGCGTGCGCTGTGCGGCGCCGACGGCGTGGAAAGTGTATATTCAGGCGAAAGTGTCGGTCCAGGGCGAGTATGTGGCCGCGGCGGTGCCGCTGGCGCAGGGCCAGCCGATCGAGCAGTCGCAGCTGGTGCTGGTCAAGGGCGACCTGGCCGCGCTGCCGAACGGCGTGCTGACTGACATGGATCAGGCCATCGGGCGCAGCAGCACGGTATCGCTGCAGGCCGGCGCGCCGCTGCGCCTGGACGGACTGAAAAGCAGACCCGTGGTCCAGCAGGGCCAGGCCGTGCGCGTGGTCTCGACCGGCGCCGGATTCGAAGTGTCGGCCGAGGGCCGCGCGATCGGCACGGCCAGCGAAGGCCAGGTGGTGCAGGTGCGCACACCGGCAGGCAAGATCATTAGCGGCGTGGCAAAAGCGGGAGGCTTGGTCGAAGTGGCGATCTGA
- the flgC gene encoding flagellar basal body rod protein FlgC: MSLFNIFNVSGSAMSAQAQRLNATASNLANADSATSASGQAYRAKQVVFEAVPLEAGGTAVKVAQVIEDPSPLKQVYDPKHPMADAKGYVSMPNVNVVDEMVNMLSASRSYQTNVETMNAAKTLLLKTLTLGQ; encoded by the coding sequence ATGTCGCTGTTTAATATCTTCAACGTCTCCGGCTCGGCCATGAGCGCCCAGGCGCAGCGCCTGAACGCCACCGCCAGCAACCTGGCCAACGCCGACAGCGCCACCTCGGCCAGCGGCCAGGCCTATCGCGCCAAGCAGGTGGTGTTCGAGGCCGTGCCGCTGGAGGCCGGCGGCACCGCCGTCAAGGTGGCCCAGGTGATCGAAGACCCGAGCCCGCTCAAGCAGGTGTACGACCCCAAGCATCCGATGGCCGACGCCAAGGGCTATGTGTCGATGCCGAACGTGAACGTGGTCGACGAGATGGTCAACATGCTGTCGGCCTCGCGTTCCTACCAGACCAACGTTGAAACCATGAACGCGGCCAAGACCCTGCTGCTCAAGACGCTGACGCTCGGTCAGTAA
- the flgF gene encoding flagellar basal-body rod protein FlgF, producing the protein MDRLIYTAASGAKHILEQQATTSHNLANVSTTGFRAQIDSFRAVQVQGGTLPTRAFVVDATVGADFSSGPLQATGRDLDVAIKGKGWIALQMPDGSEAYTRNGALQMNENGLLTGPGGNPVAGDGGTISVPPEVTVTVGGDGTISTIATSTKPGAATVLGRLKLVNPPEADLVRGDDGLFRLKDGKAAPADPLVAVAGGTLEGSNVSPVDSMVNMISLARSFETQMSLLKNAENNATKATQILALG; encoded by the coding sequence ATGGACCGTCTCATCTACACCGCCGCCAGCGGCGCCAAGCACATCCTGGAACAGCAGGCGACGACCTCGCACAACCTGGCCAACGTCAGCACCACCGGCTTTCGCGCCCAGATCGATTCGTTCCGCGCGGTGCAGGTGCAGGGCGGCACGCTGCCGACCCGCGCCTTCGTGGTCGATGCGACCGTCGGCGCCGACTTCTCGTCCGGCCCGCTGCAGGCCACCGGGCGCGACCTCGACGTGGCCATCAAGGGCAAGGGCTGGATCGCCCTGCAGATGCCCGACGGCAGCGAAGCCTACACCCGCAACGGCGCGCTCCAGATGAACGAGAACGGGCTCTTGACCGGCCCCGGCGGCAACCCGGTGGCCGGCGACGGCGGCACCATCTCGGTGCCGCCCGAAGTGACGGTGACCGTCGGCGGCGACGGCACCATTTCGACCATTGCCACCAGCACCAAGCCGGGCGCGGCGACCGTGCTGGGGCGCCTGAAGCTGGTCAACCCGCCGGAGGCCGACCTGGTGCGCGGCGACGACGGCCTGTTCCGCTTAAAAGACGGCAAGGCCGCGCCGGCCGATCCGCTGGTGGCCGTGGCGGGCGGCACGCTCGAGGGCAGCAACGTCAGCCCGGTCGATTCGATGGTCAACATGATCTCTTTGGCACGTTCTTTCGAGACCCAAATGAGCCTGTTGAAGAACGCCGAGAATAACGCCACGAAAGCAACCCAGATCCTCGCTTTGGGTTGA
- a CDS encoding flagellar hook protein FlgE encodes MSFQQGLSGLNGAAKSLDVIGNNIANSSTVGFKGSQAQFADVYANSLNGAGGNQAGIGTKVSQIAQTFSQGNIESSNNPLDIAINGAGFFRTTVGGATQYSRNGQFSLDKDGYMVNAQGAKLTGYATGPNGTILAGSPVPVQINTADLKPVPTSKIETELNLDSGSLNPAKTPFDANDPNTYNKQIPIDVYDTLGNPHVMSSYFVRTDAGKWDVYVANDGTEVNNLKVGAAAQGTASPAFDAVNTARATWRAAAQAVPPDANAIAAALVTYASAAGAMVAAAAADPAIGNASPAQVAAINTAATLSGQVLGNTPEDVDHDIAAAVNLQPTKVGTLLFDAKGTLSASTAPMSVSLPIFPPTGAAATLPVTLNFTGSTQYGAATSEKRSSQDGYTAGHLQRFSASGDGTILGQYSNGQSQALGQIVLANFANPNGLSPLGNNAWAETSNSGVPLIGAPTSGSLGVLQSSAVENSNVDLTAELVNMITAQRVYQANAQTIKTQDSVLQTLVNLR; translated from the coding sequence ATGTCTTTTCAACAGGGACTTAGCGGCTTGAACGGCGCTGCCAAATCGCTCGACGTCATCGGCAACAACATCGCCAACTCGAGCACGGTCGGCTTCAAGGGTTCGCAAGCCCAGTTCGCCGACGTGTACGCGAACTCGCTCAACGGCGCCGGCGGCAACCAGGCCGGCATCGGCACCAAGGTCTCGCAGATCGCCCAGACTTTCTCGCAAGGCAATATCGAATCGTCCAACAACCCGCTCGACATCGCCATCAACGGCGCCGGCTTCTTCCGCACCACCGTCGGCGGCGCCACCCAGTATTCGCGCAACGGCCAGTTCTCGCTCGACAAGGACGGCTACATGGTCAACGCCCAGGGCGCCAAGCTGACCGGCTACGCCACCGGCCCGAACGGCACCATCCTGGCCGGCTCGCCCGTGCCGGTACAGATCAACACGGCCGACCTCAAGCCTGTGCCGACCAGCAAGATCGAAACCGAGCTGAACCTCGACTCCGGTTCGCTGAATCCGGCCAAGACGCCGTTCGACGCCAACGACCCGAACACCTACAACAAGCAGATCCCGATCGACGTGTACGACACGCTGGGCAATCCGCACGTGATGAGCTCCTACTTTGTCCGCACCGACGCCGGCAAGTGGGACGTGTACGTCGCCAACGACGGCACCGAAGTGAACAACCTGAAAGTGGGCGCCGCCGCCCAAGGCACGGCGTCGCCGGCGTTTGATGCGGTCAACACCGCGCGCGCCACCTGGCGCGCCGCTGCGCAGGCGGTGCCGCCGGACGCGAACGCGATCGCCGCCGCGCTGGTGACCTACGCCAGTGCGGCCGGCGCGATGGTCGCCGCGGCCGCCGCCGATCCGGCGATCGGCAACGCCAGCCCCGCGCAGGTGGCCGCGATCAACACCGCCGCCACGCTGTCGGGCCAGGTGCTGGGCAACACGCCGGAAGATGTGGACCACGACATCGCCGCCGCCGTCAATTTGCAGCCGACCAAGGTGGGCACGCTGCTGTTCGACGCCAAGGGCACGCTGTCGGCTTCGACCGCGCCGATGTCGGTCAGCCTGCCGATCTTCCCGCCGACCGGCGCCGCGGCGACGCTGCCGGTCACGCTCAACTTCACCGGCTCGACCCAGTACGGCGCGGCCACCAGCGAAAAGCGTTCGAGCCAGGACGGTTACACCGCCGGCCACCTGCAGCGCTTCTCGGCCAGCGGCGACGGCACCATCCTCGGCCAGTACAGCAACGGCCAGTCGCAGGCGCTGGGCCAGATCGTGCTCGCGAACTTCGCCAACCCGAACGGACTGTCGCCGCTGGGCAACAACGCCTGGGCCGAAACGTCGAACTCGGGCGTGCCGCTGATCGGCGCGCCGACCTCGGGCAGCCTGGGCGTGCTGCAGTCGTCGGCGGTGGAGAACTCGAACGTCGACCTGACGGCCGAACTGGTCAACATGATCACGGCGCAGCGCGTGTACCAGGCCAATGCGCAGACCATCAAGACCCAGGACTCGGTGCTGCAGACGCTGGTCAACCTGCGTTAA
- the flgM gene encoding flagellar biosynthesis anti-sigma factor FlgM, translating to MKINDTLKTTPGLPATNTPAAGASKGAERTAGATPAPTDSVRLSSQGQALAGAVGAGAVFDAKKVERIKMAIADGQFSVNSEKVADGLLETVRDLLHSRKR from the coding sequence GTGAAAATTAACGATACCCTCAAGACCACCCCTGGCCTTCCGGCAACGAATACGCCTGCCGCCGGCGCCAGCAAGGGTGCGGAGCGGACGGCCGGCGCGACGCCAGCCCCGACCGACAGCGTGCGCCTGTCGTCCCAGGGCCAGGCGCTGGCTGGCGCGGTGGGCGCCGGCGCCGTGTTCGACGCCAAGAAAGTCGAACGCATCAAGATGGCCATCGCCGATGGCCAGTTCTCCGTCAATTCAGAGAAAGTAGCGGACGGCCTGCTGGAAACAGTGCGCGACCTGCTGCATTCCCGCAAACGATAA